From the genome of Deltaproteobacteria bacterium, one region includes:
- the panB gene encoding 3-methyl-2-oxobutanoate hydroxymethyltransferase produces MKRKAQRICMLTAYDATFARLLDDGGADVLLVGDSLGMVIKGEENTLGVTVDEVLYHTRAVTRGVRRAHVVADMPFMSYQTSLEEGLRNAGRLVKEGGAESVKIEGGRRHADLVARLSDVGIPVMGHIGLTPQSVHAMGGFKVQGRGIEEGRQLLQDALALEDAGAYALVLEGIPAELAKQITETLQIPTIGIGAGPHCDGQVLVSYDLLGLNDTFAPRFVKRYERLSDRVKTAVATYVTEVQQGAFPTAEHSFSRLRAERGGQAARPATAQSVAAEPARQELAETIPLYPGVTRR; encoded by the coding sequence ATGAAGCGCAAGGCGCAGCGCATCTGCATGCTCACCGCGTACGACGCGACGTTCGCTCGCCTGCTCGACGATGGCGGGGCGGACGTGCTCCTGGTAGGCGACTCCCTCGGCATGGTCATCAAGGGGGAGGAAAACACCCTGGGCGTGACCGTGGACGAGGTGCTCTACCACACGCGCGCCGTGACACGCGGAGTGCGGCGTGCTCACGTGGTGGCGGACATGCCCTTCATGTCCTACCAGACGTCGCTAGAGGAGGGGCTCCGCAACGCCGGTCGGCTCGTCAAGGAGGGGGGCGCTGAATCGGTGAAGATCGAAGGCGGGCGGCGACACGCGGATCTCGTGGCGCGCCTGAGCGACGTGGGGATCCCGGTCATGGGCCACATCGGACTCACGCCGCAGTCTGTGCACGCCATGGGGGGCTTCAAGGTCCAGGGGCGCGGGATCGAGGAGGGGCGCCAGTTGCTGCAGGACGCGCTGGCGCTCGAGGATGCCGGTGCGTACGCGCTCGTGCTGGAGGGGATCCCCGCCGAGCTCGCCAAGCAGATCACCGAGACGCTTCAGATCCCGACCATCGGGATCGGGGCGGGCCCGCACTGCGACGGACAGGTGCTCGTCTCCTATGACCTCCTCGGCCTGAACGACACCTTCGCCCCTCGCTTCGTCAAACGCTACGAGCGCCTCAGCGATCGCGTCAAGACGGCCGTCGCGACGTACGTGACGGAGGTGCAGCAGGGCGCCTTCCCGACGGCAGAACATAGCTTCAGCCGCCTGCGCGCCGAGCGCGGTGGACAGGCTGCGCGGCCGGCGACGGCTCAGAGCGTAGCTGCGGAGCCGGCCCGGCAAGAGCTGGCCGAAACGATCCCGCTCTACCCCGGCGTCACGCGCAGGTAG
- a CDS encoding pantoate--beta-alanine ligase, which produces MQQLSDPAELRRSCDDLRRRGQRIGFVPTMGYLHEGHLSLVRLARERADAVVVSVFVNPTQFGPSEDLARYPRDLSGDADKCSAAGVDLFFVPDVAAVYPEGHQTFVSVGALAEPLCGARRPGHFRGVCTVVTQLLNMVGPCAMVLGEKDYQQLQVLRRMVRDLHLPAEVIGGPIVREPDGLALSSRNVYLKPEERRAATALSRALFTTRERARGRGMTASEALELARGILAAEPLVRLDYLEARDPESLEPADVVAEGKAVLLVAAFLGATRLIDNVRV; this is translated from the coding sequence ATGCAACAGCTCTCGGACCCCGCCGAGCTTCGCCGGTCTTGTGATGACCTGCGACGTCGCGGGCAGCGGATCGGTTTCGTGCCGACCATGGGGTATCTGCACGAGGGTCACCTGTCCCTCGTGCGGCTGGCGCGCGAGCGGGCGGACGCCGTGGTGGTCTCGGTGTTCGTCAACCCGACCCAGTTCGGCCCGTCGGAGGACCTGGCCCGGTATCCGAGGGACCTCAGTGGCGATGCCGACAAGTGCTCTGCCGCCGGCGTCGACCTCTTCTTCGTCCCCGACGTGGCAGCGGTCTATCCGGAGGGCCACCAGACCTTCGTTTCCGTCGGCGCCCTCGCCGAACCCCTTTGCGGCGCACGACGCCCCGGGCACTTCCGTGGGGTCTGCACCGTCGTGACGCAGCTCCTGAATATGGTGGGGCCGTGCGCCATGGTGCTCGGCGAGAAGGACTACCAACAGCTGCAGGTGCTGCGCCGCATGGTGAGAGACCTGCATCTCCCGGCCGAGGTGATAGGTGGGCCGATCGTGCGCGAGCCGGATGGCCTCGCCCTGAGCTCGCGAAACGTCTATCTCAAGCCGGAGGAGCGTCGAGCCGCGACGGCGCTATCGCGCGCCCTCTTCACCACGCGGGAGCGAGCGCGCGGGCGCGGGATGACGGCGTCGGAGGCGCTGGAGCTCGCGCGAGGGATCCTGGCGGCCGAGCCCCTCGTCCGGCTGGACTACCTGGAGGCGCGGGACCCCGAGAGCCTCGAGCCGGCGGACGTCGTGGCAGAGGGGAAGGCCGTCCTCCTCGTCGCGGCCTTCCTCGGTGCCACGCGCCTGATCGACAACGTTCGCGTGTAG